In one Neobacillus sp. WH10 genomic region, the following are encoded:
- a CDS encoding response regulator transcription factor produces MEKDVKILVVDDEERIRRLLKMYLEREEYMIDEAEDGNEALTKAFANDYDVILLDLMMPGKDGIEVCRELREKKATPVIMLTAKGEEINRVQGFEVGTDDYIVKPFSPREVVLRVKALLRRSSQTSYLQTETTTKDVIVFPHLTIDNDAHRVMADGKEVSLTPKEYELLYFLAKAPDKVFDREQLLKEVWHYEFFGDLRTVDTHVKRLREKLNKVSEQAARMIVTVWGVGYKFEVVNE; encoded by the coding sequence ATGGAAAAAGACGTGAAAATATTAGTTGTTGACGATGAAGAAAGAATTCGTCGTTTATTAAAAATGTATTTAGAGCGTGAAGAATATATGATTGATGAAGCAGAGGATGGAAATGAAGCTTTAACAAAAGCTTTTGCAAATGATTATGATGTCATTTTGCTTGATCTAATGATGCCTGGTAAGGATGGAATTGAAGTTTGTCGTGAATTAAGAGAAAAAAAGGCTACTCCTGTGATTATGCTAACGGCTAAAGGGGAGGAAATCAATCGTGTTCAGGGCTTTGAAGTCGGGACGGATGATTATATAGTTAAACCATTCAGCCCGCGGGAAGTGGTATTACGTGTAAAAGCACTTCTAAGAAGATCATCACAAACAAGCTATTTGCAAACCGAAACGACAACAAAGGATGTTATTGTCTTCCCACACTTAACAATAGACAATGATGCACACAGAGTAATGGCAGATGGTAAGGAAGTAAGTTTAACACCTAAAGAATATGAATTGCTTTATTTCTTGGCAAAGGCACCGGATAAAGTATTTGATCGCGAACAATTACTGAAAGAGGTATGGCATTATGAATTCTTCGGTGATTTACGAACGGTTGATACACACGTAAAACGTCTACGTGAAAAATTAAATAAGGTGTCTGAACAGGCAGCGAGAATGATTGTAACGGTTTGGGGAGTAGGTTACAAATTTGAGGTAGTAAATGAATGA
- the ccsB gene encoding c-type cytochrome biogenesis protein CcsB — MATLSSNLLFIAFILYLVATLFYGGSIKSKKDKNEKNGTNRWGKIAVLLTIIGFISQLGYFITRWIAAGHAPVSNMFEFTTFFGMALVGAFIVIYFIYRTTLLGLFTMPVAILVIAYASMFPRDISPLIPALQSYWLHIHVTTAAIGEAILAISFAAGLIYLVKAIDQTKSSKRTFWLELVMFSLVAVLGFVVVSSVFSGIGYHEKFNWIDKHGNQAVVEYTMPAITGPHEGELITKDGFKPLIDMPAFINAKKMNTVVWSFMAGLILYGLIRLILRKRIAAALQPLVKNIKLDFVDEISYRSVLIGFPVFTLGALIFAMIWAQMAWSRFWGWDPKEVWALITWLFYAAFMHLRLSKGWHGEKSAWLAVIGFVIIMFNLVAVNLVIAGLHSYAG, encoded by the coding sequence TTGGCAACACTAAGTAGTAATTTATTATTTATTGCTTTTATTCTTTATTTAGTCGCTACCTTGTTTTATGGAGGGTCGATAAAATCAAAGAAGGATAAGAATGAAAAGAATGGAACCAACAGGTGGGGAAAAATTGCCGTATTATTAACAATTATCGGCTTTATTTCGCAGCTTGGTTATTTTATCACTAGATGGATTGCAGCGGGCCATGCTCCAGTAAGTAACATGTTTGAATTTACGACATTTTTTGGAATGGCTCTTGTTGGTGCATTTATCGTTATTTATTTTATTTACCGAACAACACTGCTTGGCTTATTTACAATGCCTGTTGCCATTTTGGTTATTGCCTATGCAAGTATGTTTCCAAGGGATATTTCTCCGTTAATACCGGCATTGCAAAGTTATTGGCTTCATATTCATGTGACCACTGCTGCAATTGGGGAAGCAATCCTCGCAATTAGCTTTGCTGCCGGATTAATCTATCTTGTTAAAGCTATTGATCAAACAAAATCGAGCAAACGAACCTTTTGGCTCGAACTGGTCATGTTTTCATTAGTTGCGGTGCTTGGGTTCGTAGTTGTCTCATCTGTATTTTCAGGTATTGGTTATCATGAAAAATTTAATTGGATTGATAAACATGGTAATCAGGCTGTTGTCGAATATACAATGCCTGCTATAACCGGGCCACATGAAGGCGAACTGATAACAAAAGATGGATTCAAGCCTTTGATTGACATGCCGGCTTTCATCAATGCTAAAAAAATGAATACGGTTGTTTGGTCTTTCATGGCTGGTCTTATACTTTACGGCCTTATCAGATTAATTTTAAGAAAGCGGATTGCAGCGGCTCTTCAGCCGCTTGTGAAAAATATTAAACTCGACTTTGTTGATGAGATTAGCTACCGATCGGTGCTAATTGGTTTTCCTGTATTTACGCTGGGTGCACTCATATTTGCGATGATTTGGGCGCAAATGGCTTGGTCACGGTTCTGGGGCTGGGATCCAAAAGAGGTTTGGGCACTTATTACCTGGTTATTCTATGCTGCGTTTATGCATCTTCGCCTTTCAAAGGGATGGCATGGTGAAAAATCAGCATGGCTGGCAGTAATTGGCTTTGTTATCATAATGTTTAACCTTGTTGCAGTTAATCTGGTTATTGCTGGTCTTCATTCTTATGCTGGTTAA
- a CDS encoding cytochrome c biogenesis protein ResB produces MKDVKCECGHVNPHGTVLCEACGKVLDEQDSKGKQLLDMRYEGSARRSQTYSKTFIDKIWNFFSSVKVGVWLIIITLLASILGTILPQEMYINLPADVYYEQEYGWFGKLYYQLGFHDLFGSWWYLLLIAMIGISLVICSIDRVVPLYKALKAQKVTRHEGFLKRQRVFGVNENVDENDLMTIKQHLKEKRYHVRVENGDLLAEKGRFSRWGPYVNHVGLIIFLLGGMLRFIPGFYVNENLWVKEGETAVVPETGEQFYLKNNQFILQHYDKDKDKTFEKAIEQAGQVVKNYQSNVVLYKRVSENLPGEERKLEKVKEYKVRVNHPISFDGYSIFQSSYRSELKAMTFLLTNKDTNQTFGEVKINFEDPKAIYDLGNGYSVRILNYFPDFEFDKNGEPSTKSRTPNNPAFVFEISSPDKEKPETSFVAIKQTIEPFGNNTYKMAFKGIDTQNVSGFTVRKDSSLWLFILGGIIFMIGVIQGAYWNHRRIWIQKKNGQVWVAAHTNKNWYGLKRELETILADTKLAIPEDQLQMENVDEEGV; encoded by the coding sequence ATGAAAGATGTAAAATGTGAATGCGGGCATGTGAATCCGCATGGAACCGTGTTATGTGAAGCCTGTGGAAAAGTGTTGGATGAACAAGACAGTAAAGGTAAACAACTTCTTGATATGCGCTATGAGGGAAGTGCCCGGCGCTCACAAACATATAGTAAAACCTTTATTGATAAAATTTGGAATTTTTTCTCATCGGTAAAAGTTGGTGTTTGGCTAATCATCATTACTTTGCTTGCTTCCATACTTGGAACCATTCTTCCGCAAGAAATGTATATAAACTTGCCTGCGGATGTGTATTATGAGCAGGAATATGGCTGGTTTGGCAAATTATATTATCAGTTAGGATTTCATGATTTGTTCGGATCATGGTGGTATTTATTGTTAATCGCTATGATAGGTATTTCCCTTGTTATTTGTAGTATTGACAGGGTCGTCCCTTTATATAAGGCATTAAAAGCCCAAAAAGTCACAAGACACGAAGGTTTTTTAAAGCGTCAAAGGGTATTTGGTGTGAATGAAAACGTCGATGAAAATGATTTAATGACCATCAAGCAGCATTTAAAGGAAAAACGCTATCATGTTCGGGTAGAAAATGGCGATTTATTAGCTGAAAAAGGCCGATTTTCACGCTGGGGTCCTTATGTAAACCATGTGGGGTTAATTATCTTCTTATTGGGCGGAATGCTTCGGTTTATCCCGGGTTTTTATGTAAATGAGAACTTATGGGTGAAAGAGGGGGAAACGGCTGTTGTTCCAGAAACAGGTGAACAGTTCTACCTCAAAAATAACCAATTTATACTCCAGCACTATGATAAAGATAAAGATAAAACGTTTGAAAAAGCGATTGAGCAGGCTGGTCAAGTTGTTAAGAATTATCAATCTAATGTTGTTTTATACAAACGGGTTAGTGAAAATCTTCCCGGGGAGGAACGGAAACTAGAGAAGGTAAAGGAATATAAGGTTCGAGTAAATCATCCAATATCCTTTGATGGTTACTCAATTTTCCAATCATCATATAGAAGTGAGCTAAAAGCGATGACCTTTTTGCTGACGAATAAGGATACGAACCAGACTTTTGGTGAAGTGAAAATTAATTTTGAAGACCCTAAAGCTATATATGATCTTGGGAACGGCTATTCAGTAAGAATTCTTAATTATTTTCCAGACTTTGAATTTGATAAAAATGGGGAACCATCTACGAAATCACGCACACCTAATAATCCTGCCTTTGTTTTTGAAATATCATCACCTGATAAAGAAAAACCGGAAACGAGCTTCGTAGCTATTAAGCAGACAATTGAGCCGTTTGGCAACAATACTTACAAAATGGCATTTAAAGGAATTGATACTCAAAATGTTTCAGGGTTCACAGTTCGTAAAGATTCCTCATTATGGCTGTTTATTTTGGGAGGCATCATTTTCATGATCGGTGTCATACAAGGTGCTTATTGGAACCATCGTCGAATATGGATACAAAAGAAAAACGGACAAGTTTGGGTCGCTGCTCATACAAATAAAAACTGGTATGGTTTAAAACGGGAACTTGAAACGATTTTAGCAGATACAAAGCTTGCCATCCCAGAGGATCAGCTTCAAATGGAAAATGTGGATGAGGAGGGTGTCTAG
- the resA gene encoding thiol-disulfide oxidoreductase ResA, with protein sequence MKKRRLVLRTIILLVLGAAVAYSLYANLTKDTKQKVAVGDKAPDFALVDLQGNKHRLSDYRGQGVFLNFWGTWCPPCKKEMPYINNQYHQYKDNGVQVLSVDIQESELAVNQFAERLKLDFPIMIDKDKEVMNVYGVDSLPATFLIDKDGNVVQYYTGELTEYKIKEFMEKIKP encoded by the coding sequence ATGAAGAAACGGCGATTAGTTTTGAGAACGATTATTTTACTTGTACTAGGTGCTGCCGTTGCCTATTCGCTTTATGCTAATCTAACAAAAGATACTAAACAAAAGGTCGCGGTTGGAGATAAAGCACCTGACTTTGCCTTGGTTGATTTGCAGGGAAACAAGCATCGTCTGTCTGACTATCGAGGACAAGGAGTGTTTTTAAACTTCTGGGGAACCTGGTGCCCGCCTTGTAAGAAAGAAATGCCGTATATTAACAATCAATATCATCAGTATAAAGATAATGGAGTGCAGGTGTTGTCTGTTGATATACAGGAGTCCGAACTCGCTGTAAATCAATTTGCTGAACGTCTGAAACTAGATTTTCCGATTATGATTGATAAAGATAAAGAGGTCATGAATGTTTATGGTGTTGATTCGCTTCCGGCAACATTTTTAATAGATAAAGACGGTAATGTGGTGCAATATTATACCGGCGAACTGACGGAATATAAGATTAAGGAGTTTATGGAGAAAATAAAACCATAA
- the rluB gene encoding 23S rRNA pseudouridine(2605) synthase RluB — MERLQKVIARAGIASRRKSEELIKEGRVKVNGKVVTEVGVKVFPSDKVEVNEIQIEKEEPVYFLLYKPRGVISSVSDDKGRKVVTDFFSQFKERIFPVGRLDYDTSGLLLLTNDGEFANLLMHPKNEIDKVYVAKTKGIPLRENLRKLEKGIRLEDGKTAPAKVKLLSVDKKKQTAIVEITIHEGRNRQVRRMFDAIGNEVLKLKREQYGFLTLNGLKTGEARELTPHEVKQLRALAMEMSKKNS; from the coding sequence ATGGAAAGATTACAAAAGGTAATAGCTCGAGCGGGCATTGCTTCAAGGAGAAAATCCGAGGAGCTTATTAAAGAAGGAAGAGTAAAAGTAAACGGAAAAGTAGTTACTGAGGTTGGTGTGAAGGTTTTTCCTTCCGATAAAGTAGAGGTAAATGAAATTCAAATTGAGAAAGAAGAACCTGTTTATTTTCTTTTATATAAACCAAGAGGGGTAATTTCAAGTGTTAGCGATGACAAGGGCAGGAAGGTTGTCACTGATTTCTTTTCACAGTTTAAAGAAAGAATTTTCCCTGTCGGACGCCTAGATTATGATACCTCTGGATTACTGCTATTAACAAATGATGGTGAATTTGCTAATTTGCTCATGCACCCAAAAAATGAAATAGACAAAGTGTATGTTGCGAAAACAAAAGGGATTCCATTAAGGGAAAACTTAAGGAAATTGGAAAAAGGGATTCGCCTAGAGGATGGTAAGACAGCACCAGCAAAAGTTAAATTGCTCTCGGTAGATAAAAAGAAACAAACGGCGATCGTTGAGATTACTATTCATGAAGGACGAAATCGTCAGGTGAGAAGGATGTTTGACGCTATTGGGAATGAGGTACTTAAATTAAAGCGAGAACAATATGGTTTTTTGACATTAAACGGGTTAAAAACAGGAGAAGCAAGAGAGCTGACTCCACATGAAGTAAAGCAGCTACGGGCTCTCGCAATGGAAATGTCTAAAAAAAATTCATAA
- a CDS encoding spore maturation protein gives MELISYISLTFIPLLIGFILLYGTFKRVPTYESFVEGGKEGIKIAVSIIPFLVGMLVAISIFRASGALDALMNWIRPLMKTMGVPAEIVPLLIIRPISGTAALGMTSDLIAVNGPDSFIGRLASVLQGSTDTTFYVLTVYFGAVGIKKMGDALKVGLLADVVGIIVSIIIVAFIFGTN, from the coding sequence ATGGAGTTAATTTCCTATATTTCGCTTACTTTTATACCTTTGTTAATTGGATTTATTCTTTTATATGGTACGTTTAAACGCGTGCCAACCTATGAAAGCTTTGTCGAAGGCGGAAAAGAAGGAATCAAAATCGCTGTATCGATCATTCCCTTTCTTGTTGGAATGCTGGTTGCGATTTCTATTTTTCGTGCATCCGGTGCATTAGACGCCTTAATGAATTGGATTAGGCCGTTGATGAAGACAATGGGCGTACCCGCAGAAATTGTACCATTGCTTATAATTAGACCCATTTCAGGGACTGCAGCTCTTGGGATGACGAGTGATTTAATTGCTGTTAATGGGCCTGATTCTTTTATTGGGCGTCTGGCATCCGTCTTACAAGGGAGCACAGATACCACCTTTTATGTTTTAACGGTTTATTTCGGCGCTGTTGGGATTAAAAAAATGGGGGATGCCCTAAAAGTAGGACTCCTTGCAGATGTGGTAGGAATCATCGTTTCTATTATCATTGTTGCCTTTATTTTTGGAACCAACTAA
- a CDS encoding nucleoside recognition domain-containing protein: protein MVNYIWVFMTIVGIIFGLINGTMEAVTKAVFDGAKEAVTLCIGLISVLVFWLGMMRIAEESGLLEKLSKLFRPLVKILFPDVPHKHPALGYILSNMISNMFGLGNAATPLGIKAMEELKKLNGGKNEASRSMVTFLAINTASITIIPTTVIAIRMNYHSASPTEIVVPTIIATILSAIGAVMIDRYFYYRRSRKGR from the coding sequence ATGGTTAATTATATTTGGGTATTCATGACAATCGTTGGAATAATATTTGGATTGATTAATGGCACAATGGAGGCAGTTACTAAAGCGGTTTTTGATGGTGCAAAAGAAGCGGTTACCCTATGTATCGGCCTCATTAGTGTACTTGTTTTCTGGCTTGGAATGATGCGGATTGCCGAAGAGTCCGGACTTCTCGAGAAGCTGTCAAAGCTATTTCGACCACTTGTGAAAATTTTGTTTCCAGATGTCCCTCACAAACACCCGGCTCTGGGCTATATCTTGTCAAATATGATATCTAATATGTTTGGGTTAGGAAATGCTGCGACACCACTTGGGATAAAGGCGATGGAGGAACTAAAGAAATTAAATGGCGGGAAAAATGAAGCAAGCCGATCCATGGTTACTTTTTTGGCAATCAATACTGCTAGTATCACCATTATTCCTACAACAGTTATTGCGATAAGGATGAATTATCATTCTGCATCACCAACTGAAATCGTTGTACCAACTATTATTGCGACAATCCTCTCGGCAATAGGGGCAGTTATGATTGACCGTTATTTTTATTATCGCAGAAGCCGTAAAGGAAGATGA
- a CDS encoding D-alanyl-D-alanine carboxypeptidase family protein, translated as MRMILKLVIISLMVSLFIANIPQKVDASFGVSAASAVLIEQKTGRVLYEKDAHTKRRIASITKIMTAILAIESGKMNQYVKVSEQATHAEGSSVYLKPGEKIKLNELVYGLMLRSGNDTAVAIAEHVGGSLDGFVYLMNQKAKEIGMYNTHFENPHGLDDHEDHYSTAFDMAILMRYAMKNKTFQKISGTKVHKAPNPTENWDREWKNKNRLLSKYKYCTGGKTGYTKRAKRTLVTTATKGDMDLIAVTLNGPDDWNDHISMYESGFKGFDMLEVLAKGKIEITKNKYYKNHLYVKKSIVYPATKNELDLFSVKYKLNKPKKKWTSSKNEVIVGKAAVYLDGKVVKETPIYYQNLQEKKKKKGLLDFVKEIFLSVIGVNAHG; from the coding sequence ATGAGAATGATTTTGAAGCTAGTAATTATTTCCCTCATGGTCTCACTATTCATTGCAAACATTCCTCAAAAGGTTGATGCTTCCTTTGGAGTAAGTGCCGCGAGCGCTGTGCTAATAGAGCAGAAAACTGGACGGGTTCTCTATGAGAAGGATGCACACACAAAAAGAAGAATCGCAAGTATAACCAAAATCATGACAGCGATTCTTGCCATTGAATCGGGGAAAATGAATCAATATGTTAAAGTGAGTGAACAAGCGACCCATGCCGAAGGGTCATCGGTATATTTAAAACCAGGTGAAAAAATCAAGCTTAACGAACTCGTCTATGGATTGATGCTGAGATCTGGAAATGACACAGCTGTTGCGATTGCCGAACATGTAGGGGGGAGTTTGGATGGCTTTGTCTATTTAATGAATCAGAAGGCAAAGGAAATTGGAATGTATAATACCCATTTCGAAAACCCACATGGACTTGACGATCATGAGGATCATTATTCAACAGCATTTGATATGGCCATCCTAATGCGCTATGCGATGAAAAACAAAACCTTTCAAAAAATCTCAGGTACCAAGGTGCATAAAGCACCAAACCCAACAGAAAATTGGGACAGAGAATGGAAAAATAAGAATCGACTGCTATCAAAATATAAATATTGTACAGGAGGAAAGACAGGCTATACAAAACGTGCGAAACGAACGCTTGTTACAACCGCAACAAAAGGAGATATGGATCTAATTGCTGTAACCTTAAATGGCCCGGATGATTGGAATGACCACATCTCCATGTATGAAAGTGGGTTTAAAGGATTTGATATGTTAGAAGTGTTAGCGAAGGGGAAAATCGAAATAACAAAAAACAAATATTATAAAAATCATTTGTATGTAAAAAAATCCATTGTTTACCCTGCTACTAAAAATGAATTGGATTTGTTTTCAGTTAAATATAAATTAAATAAGCCTAAGAAAAAATGGACGAGTTCCAAAAATGAAGTAATTGTCGGTAAGGCAGCTGTTTATTTGGATGGAAAGGTTGTTAAGGAAACACCGATTTACTATCAGAACCTACAAGAAAAAAAGAAGAAGAAAGGTCTGCTTGATTTTGTAAAAGAAATTTTTCTTTCAGTCATCGGTGTGAATGCCCATGGTTAA